The following are from one region of the Corylus avellana chromosome ca1, CavTom2PMs-1.0 genome:
- the LOC132167035 gene encoding gamma-glutamylcyclotransferase 2-3 — protein sequence MVMWVFGYGSLIWKAGFNYDHRLVGFIKDYRRVFYQGSTDHRGTPEYPGRTVTLEPAEGEVCWGVAYRVTKKEDEEVALTYLEVREKQYDKKAYLDFFTEPTATTPTVFGVMVYIASPDKKLNRNYLGPASLEDIAKQIIHAEGPSGPNRDYLFQLEKALAQIGCKDEHVMDLANEVRSILSQGELTAS from the exons ATGGTGATGTGGGTATTTGGGTATGGTTCTCTTATATGGAAAGCTGGCTTTAACTACGATCATCGCCTTGTTGGTTTCATCAAAGACTATCGCCGTGTCTTCTATCAAG GTAGTACGGACCACAGAGGGACACCGGAGTATCCAGGGAGGACGGTGACATTGGAGCCTGCAGAAGGGGAAGTCTGT TGGGGAGTTGCCTACAGGGTCACTAAgaaggaagatgaagaagttGCACTAACG TATTTAGAAGTGAGGGAGAAACAGTACGACAAGAAAGCTTATCTTGATTTCTTCACT GAACCTACAGCTACAACGCCCACTGTTTTTGGAGTAATGGT GTACATTGCATCTCCAGACAAGAAGCTCAACAGGAATTACTTGGGGCCTGCTTCTCTTGAAGATATTGCCAA GCAAATCATTCACGCTGAAGGCCCTTCAGGACCCAACAGAGACTACCTTTTTCAACTTGAGAAGGCTCTTGCTCAAATTG GATGTAAAGACGAGCATGTGATGGATCTTGCAAATGAAGTGAGGAGCATCCTTTCCCAGGGGGAGCTGACTGCTTCATGA
- the LOC132187755 gene encoding WAT1-related protein At4g08300-like encodes MGFGMPSEAINKAKPYVAMVSLQFGYAGMYIISLVSLKRGMSHYVLATYRHVVATLVIAPFAIVLEKKIRPKMTLPIFLRIVALGFLEPVLDQNLYYLGMKYTSATFASATANILPAITFIMAVIFRLETVNFKKLHSAAKVVGTVISVMGAMVMTWYKGPILDFISGRGQSHHKTSAESADHHWVTGTLMVLGSCCGWAAFFILQSFTLKKYPAELSLTAWICLMGMLEGSIVTLVMERHMSVWAIGWDSRLLAAVYSGIVCSGIAYYVQGFVSKLRGPVFVTSFSPLCMIITAALGSIILAEQIHLGSVIGAILIVFGLYTVVWGKSKDVPIISKVIEIDEKSGTQELPITDTTKSIDTSRNNGILLKNPATV; translated from the exons atgggtttTGGGATGCCTTCCGAAGCCATTAATAAGGCTAAACCCTACGTGGCAATGGTGTCCTTGCAGTTTGGTTACGCAGGAATGTATATCATCTCCTTGGTGTCTTTGAAGCGAGGCATGAGCCACTACGTACTTGCCACGTATCGTCATGTTGTTGCCACGCTTGTGATCGCTCCCTTTGCGATTGTTCTTGAaaa GAAAATCAGACCAAAGATGACTCTGCCCATCTTCCTCAGAATTGTCGCCCTTGGTTTCCTGGA GCCGGTGCTTGATCAGAACTTGTATTATTTGGGGATGAAGTACACGTCAGCCACATTTGCATCTGCCACTGCCAATATTCTCCCCGCAATAACCTTTATAATGGCAGTCATCTTCAG GTTAGAGACAGTGAATTTCAAGAAATTACACAGCGCCGCCAAGGTGGTGGGCACAGTAATATCGGTGATGGGAGCAATGGTAATGACGTGGTACAAAGGCCCCATCCTTGATTTCATTAGCGGCCGCGGCCAAAGCCACCACAAAACCAGCGCCGAATCCGCCGATCACCATTGGGTCACCGGCACGCTAATGGTCCTAGGCAGTTGCTGTGGCTGGGCGGCTTTCTTTATTCTCCAA TCATTTACGTTGAAGAAGTACCCTGCGGAGCTGTCTCTCACAGCTTGGATATGCTTGATGGGCATGTTGGAAGGTTCAATCGTGACGCTTGTGATGGAACGTCACATGAGCGTCTGGGCCATTGGATGGGACTCCAGGCTTCTGGCCGCTGTTTATTCT GGGATAGTTTGTTCGGGAATCGCATATTATGTACAAGGATTTGTAAGCAAGCTTCGTGGCCCTGTGTTCGTTACATCTTTTAGCCCACTCTGCATGATCATCACTGCTGCTCTTGGCTCCATTATTTTAGCTGAGCAAATCCACCTTGGAag tgTAATTGGAGCCATTCTCATAGTCTTCGGCCTTTACACTGTCGTATGGGGTAAAAGCAAAGATGTtccaattatctcaaaagtgATAGAAATCGATGAGAAAAGTGGCACCCAAGAACTACCAATCACGGACACTACTAAATCAATCGACACCAGTCGCAATAACGGGATATTGTTAAAGAATCCAGCAACAGTCTAG
- the LOC132185679 gene encoding WAT1-related protein At4g08300-like yields the protein MAFGMSSEAINKAKPYVAMVSLQFGYAGMYIISLVSLKRGMSHYVLATYRHVVATLVIAPFAIVLEKKIRPKMTLPIFLRIVALGFLEPVLDQNLYYLGMKYTSATFASATANILPAITFIMAIIFRLETVNFKKLHSAAKVVGTVISVMGAMVMTWYKGPILDFISGRGQSHHKTSAESADHHWVTGTLMVLGSCCGWAAFFILQSFTLKKYPAELSLTAWICLMGMLEGSIVTLVMERHMSVWAIGWDSRLLAAVYSGIVCSGIAYYVQGFVSKLRGPVFVTSFSPLCMIITAALGSIILAEQIHLGSVIGAILIVFGLYTVVWGKSKDVPIISKVIEIDEKSGSQELPITDTTKSIDTSRNNGILSKNPATV from the exons atgGCGTTTGGGATGTCTTCCGAAGCCATTAATAAGGCTAAACCCTACGTGGCAATGGTGTCCTTGCAGTTTGGTTACGCAGGAATGTATATCATCTCCTTGGTGTCCTTGAAGCGAGGCATGAGCCACTACGTACTTGCCACGTATCGTCATGTTGTTGCCACGCTTGTGATCGCTCCCTTTGCGATTGTTCTTGAaaa GAAAATCAGACCAAAGATGACTCTGCCCATCTTCCTCAGAATTGTCGCCCTTGGTTTCCTGGA GCCGGTGCTTGATCAGAACTTGTATTATTTGGGGATGAAGTACACGTCAGCCACATTTGCATCTGCCACTGCCAATATTCTCCCCGCAATAACCTTTATAATGGCAATCATCTTCAG GTTAGAGACAGTGAATTTCAAGAAATTACACAGCGCCGCCAAGGTGGTGGGCACAGTAATATCGGTGATGGGAGCAATGGTAATGACGTGGTACAAAGGCCCCATCCTTGATTTCATTAGCGGCCGCGGCCAAAGCCACCACAAAACCAGCGCCGAATCCGCCGATCACCATTGGGTCACCGGCACGCTAATGGTCCTAGGCAGTTGCTGTGGCTGGGCGGCTTTCTTTATTCTCCAA TCATTTACGTTGAAGAAGTACCCTGCGGAGCTGTCTCTCACAGCTTGGATATGCTTGATGGGCATGTTGGAAGGTTCAATCGTGACGCTTGTGATGGAACGTCACATGAGCGTCTGGGCCATTGGATGGGACTCCAGGCTTCTGGCCGCTGTTTATtct GGGATAGTTTGTTCGGGAATCGCATATTATGTACAAGGATTTGTAAGCAAGCTTCGTGGCCCTGTGTTCGTTACATCTTTTAGCCCACTCTGCATGATCATCACTGCTGCTCTTGGCTCCATTATTTTAGCTGAGCAAATCCACCTTGGAag tgTAATTGGAGCCATTCTCATAGTCTTCGGCCTTTACACTGTCGTATGGGGTAAAAGCAAAGATGTtccaattatctcaaaagtgATAGAAATCGATGAGAAAAGTGGCAGCCAAGAACTACCAATCACGGACACTACTAAATCAATCGACACCAGTCGCAATAACGGGATATTGTCAAAGAATCCAGCAACAGTCTAG
- the LOC132168905 gene encoding WAT1-related protein At4g08300-like has translation MAFGMSSEAINKAKPYVAMVSLQFGYAGMYIISLVSLKRGMSHYVLATYRHVVATLVIAPFAIVLEKKIRPKMTLPIFLRIVALGFLEPVLDQNLYYLGMKYTSATFSAAIFNMLPAITFIMAIIFRYKLVSF, from the exons atgGCGTTTGGGATGTCTTCCGAAGCCATTAATAAGGCTAAACCCTACGTGGCAATGGTGTCCTTGCAGTTTGGTTACGCAGGAATGTATATCATCTCCTTGGTGTCCTTGAAGCGAGGCATGAGCCACTACGTACTTGCCACGTATCGTCATGTTGTTGCCACGCTTGTGATCGCTCCCTTTGCGATTGTTCTTGAaaa GAAAATCAGACCTAAGATGACTCTGCCCATCTTCCTCAGAATTGTCGCCCTTGGTTTCCTGGA GCCGGTGCTTGATCAGAACTTGTATTATTTGGGGATGAAGTACACGTCAGCCACATTTTCAGCTGCCATTTTCAATATGCTCCCCGCAATAACCTTTATAATGGCAATCATCTTCAGGTACAAGCtagtttcattttaa